In one window of Schistocerca gregaria isolate iqSchGreg1 unplaced genomic scaffold, iqSchGreg1.2 ptg001684l, whole genome shotgun sequence DNA:
- the LOC126334038 gene encoding uncharacterized protein LOC126334038 encodes MYLSCAREQLVMHRLLSSFAIADEIQFFNDLKKTFKENIPHINFFQEGEHYCDSEFIRCNDEKKITTIEIINIRNKDKRLPYSPTNINNDITLPSSISTLTHLTELNISIAVVRINWDNIVNLRSLRTIKIISNNIYEFLRLDGLSLTHLHLSYNNIEQDLHSISFSKTLKYINLSNNNFCGDIKIFNNIPDLEKLDLSYNPLLYVNTSQLHLSFKLSVLSLVGNKLIGNIPNFRNNGELTL; translated from the exons ATGTATTTATCATGTGCTAGAGAACAACTAGTAATGCACAGAT TATTATCAAGTTTTGCTATAGCTGATGAAATACAGTTTTTTAATGATTTGAAAAAAACCTTTAAAGAGAATATACCTCATATTAACTTTTTTCAGGAAGGAGAACATTATTGTGATTCTGAATTTATTAGAtg taatgatgaaaaaaaaatcacaactat tgaAATAATAAATATTCGTAATAAAGATAAGAGACTACCATATTCACCAACTAATATTAATAATGATATAACACTACCATCTTCAATATCTACTCTGACACAtttgacagaatt aAATATTAGTATTGCTGTAGTTAGGATAAATTGGGATAATATCGTTAATTTACGTAGTTTAAGAACAAT AAAAATTATATCGAATAATATTTATGAATTTTTAAGATTGGATGGTCTAAGTTTGACCCATCT acatCTTTCTTATAATAATATAGAGCAGGATCTGCATAGTATTTCGTTTAGTaaaaccttaaaatatat TAATCTATCAAATAATAATTTCTGTGGTGATATTAAGATATTTAATAATATTCCAGATTTAGAGAAATT AGATCTCTCATATAACCCTTTGTTATATGTTAATACGTCACAACTTCATCTAAGCTTTAAATTATCTGTTTT atCTCTTGTAGGTAATAAATTAATTGGCAATATTCCAAACTTTAGAAATAATGGTGAATTAACGTTATT